From the Candida dubliniensis CD36 chromosome 2, complete sequence genome, the window AGCTTTGTGTATTTGCTTGCTTCCTTGCTTGGcattagaattagaatAATTGTTAATAAAACAACACTTTCTCAAgagaattgttttttttcgtATCTCTATAGTTAACTGATAAAGTGGGAAGAGAAACTCaaacaattcattaaaatcGTAAAGAAGGGTTTGAATATTATAAGTATTatgaatttcaatttactgttggaaaaaaaatattatctaATATGtgttgatttcttttttataattttaagtataaattggttgaaatattacccccaaaaaaaaaaataaaccgTTAAAAAATGGGTCAACTCCAAAAGTACTCCTTAACAACAGCAAAAGAAAAGTGAAAGATAACAATATTCTTAACATAATCACATAAAATTAGATTACACAGTCTAAGAATGTTTAAACACTTAACCAATACAATGTTACCATAGTGACCACCTCCTCCAAACAGTTTTATTGGACCGTTCTTGgttattttatttggtCTCATTGTGTGTggttcatttttttttttttgcgcCCATTATACATGAAACTCGtaaataatatcaaatcatCACATTACCCAATAaacatcatcaccatcatccCTTTcgacaaaaaaaaggacTTAATTAGTGACTACATATCTATgcatcaattaattaattaattaattaattgcaacatcttcaaaaaaaaaaaaataattcattatattgGTGCAACACTGGAAAGATTGAGATACAGTCACGTGATTTTGACATCATTGAATATTGGATCAGTAagtggtgatgatgactTTGTTGTGAGgggaaaaaagaaacaatacACACACAGACACACAGATTATTTAATCCCTTTATTTTGGATCCAACACAGAAAATACTTGTAGAGAGATTTCAACTCTAATTGTTTGATCTAACttaaataatatcaaaCAAGTCTCTTTAATAAGGGAttagaaagagaaaaagaatgagTAGAGATAGAGGGaaaacaattggaatttCAAAAGGAAAATCACGAATAAACAAAACTCTATTGTGTTGAAATTGGAGGAAGCCGtgcgaaaaaaaaaaaaaaaaaaagattgtTAATGCTTTTTTATCTCTGGTAAGTTAaacgaaaaagaaaaaagcaATAGTTGAAAGAAATGGATCCACTAGTGGTGGGCATATGTATATATCTACaaagatcaaaaaaatggtggtagtggtggtaatttcttttgtagTGATCTGTTTTAGtcattatttctttttttttttttgggttttgttttgtagGTGGATGTGTTTCTTTTagtataataattttgtgTGAAGAATGCATCTGAAAATCCACCTGCACAAAGACCTGTGGGGACgtggaggaggaggaagaagaagaagaagaagaagaagaaaatttaactaaaattttaattaacgaatattttgtttatagaaataatatatatacacaATTTCTCAACTAAGAAAGAAAGTGAGAAAGAGAGAGTGTGTGTGAAAGAGACAACAGAAACAGGtcaaatcattttttaCTTGATTATCTTTCAAAAACATACACCATAACAATAGATATTAGCCATGTCCGCCAACACAgatcaaaaatttatcaGAACTGCTGATTATGACTTTATTCAAAAGCTAGGCATCAATGTATATTATCCAAGTTATATTGAAAACCCTCAGATTCTGGGTGGGGAACTTAAAGACCTTATAATCGACAAACCCATTTACAAAGAAGCCAATAAACATGCAAAGAAACGACTggatttgaagaaattgaaaagagaACAAAGACGAGAGAGTTCACAGATGAAACATGACCAGAAAAGTCAACTCAAGGAAGCAAAACGACAACTGCatttagaaagaaaagaattgaaaaaagaactacatcaacaaaaggcagaaatgaaaaaagaacaacatcaacaacgAGCAGACATACGAGCAGAGCATCGTCTTCAAAAATCAGATTCTCTTAAACAATCTTATTGTGGTCATTATATGAAACAAGGACTAAGCATGAACAGTCAAATAGATCCAAAAAATGATAGTTATCCGCAACCCacaaataacaacaacaacaacaacaataattacCCACAACCCAACAGCTACAGTAGCTACAATaattacaagaatttatttgatataAGCAATAGTGATATGACTGACGATGAAAAAACAGAAGTTGAAAGTGACATggaatcaacaattaagTCGTTGCAATCAACTACTTTGGCAACAACTGTTAACCATTCAGTAGCTTACAACCATAAGGAAGAACATCAGAGTAAAATGGCACGAGCTAATTCTTATGATCAAACCAAATCAACTTTTACTAGTTTCCGATCCAACATTaagaacaaattgaaatttagAACTCTTAGAAGTTCAAGTGAACAATTAGGtatgtattattattattattattattattattattattttctgtTTATTAATTGGTTGACTTGATTATAGTGGAGGTGTTTGCAACAAactaaatttgaaatctgAGGAAAAAAAGAGGGAGcgaggggggggggggagaaacaaaacaaagagaAATAGTGAGGGGTGTGcacaaaagaaagaagaagcaaCATTTTTAGTCACTTTAACACGAATTCTTTGCTTTCCATCAGGTCAcgaacttttttttttttagtttttttttttgtcctCCCTccatttaatttgtttatgtGTGGGGAGACAGTAAAATTAACAAGTGGAAAACTGAGTCAGTGAGTGGAATTAGAGTGAGAGAAAgagaggaaaaaaaaaagtgagaGAGGATTCGACATAATCAacgaatttttttttttttttccttctttaCTTTGTTTGCTAgtccttcttttttttttttgtcgtTGTCGTTGGTTGTATTGATTTACTTTCTATATTCATTCCtttgcctttttttttttcttcttcttcttcatattatttataattgttgCTTCTAGTTGTATTGTTTtcttcactttttttttatataatttttcCTTCATATTTGGTTTTGACAAGAATCTAGCAATCGTCCAAACTCCCCGTTGTTATaatttagtttagtttgaAGTTGtgaatttttgaaaatcaaatcaaatcgaGTCAAGTCGAATCAAGTCGAGTCAacctaaaaagaaagaaagaaaattgatccaattttttttactaaCAAAATATGTCTGCTAAAATAGAACTTGTAACTGAAAATGTGACCAATGGCCACTCTGGTGCATCAGAAACAATCCAATACACTAAATCACAGATGGTTGGACATGGGTCATTTGGAGTTGTGTTTCAAATACAACTTCAACCTTCTAATGAAATAGGAGCTGTGAAGCGTGTGTTACAGGACAAACGGTTTAAAAATCGTGAATTAcaaattatgaaattgGTCCATCATAGAAACATTGCTGATTTGAAATACTATTTCTACACtaacaatgaaaaaaatgaactttatttgaatttgattttggaattTGTACCAGAAACCCTTTACAAGGCTAGTCATTATTATGTTTCCAAAAGATTAAATATGCCTCCATTAGAAGTTAAATTATACACCTACCAAATGTTTAGAGcattaaattatattcattCACAAGGCATTTGTCATAGAGATATTAAACCACAGAATTTACTCATCAACCCGGATACGGGGGAGTTGAAATTATGTGATTTTGGGTCGGCTAAGATTTTGAATCCAAGTGAGCCCAATGTGTCTTATATTTGTTCTAGATATTATCGTGCCCCAGAATTAATTTTTGGTGCTACTAATTATACCACTAAAATTGATGTGTGGTCAGCTGGTTGTGTGATGGCTGAACTAATTTTGGGACAACCATTATTTCCTGGTGAATCAGGTATAGATCAATTGGTtgaaatcatcaaaatattgGGTACTCCATCAAGagaacaaattaaaaatatgaatCCAAATTATATGGAACATCGTTTCCCACAAATAAAACCAATACcattacaaaaaatttttaagaAAATGAGTCCAGATTGCATACAGTTTTTAATCAAAGTATTACAATATTCACCAATTGATAGAATTTCATGTATTGAAGGATTAATTGATCCatattttgatgaattgagGAATGAAAATACTAAATTACCAAATTatagaaaaatatttctgCAACAATTTCATAGTAATAATTCTAGTGGGTTTGGTAATGCTGCTAATTACCAATTGTATAATGCTCAACCTGATTTAAGAGATTTACcagaattatttgatttcgATGATCGTGAATTATCAGTTGCCCCCCGcttaaacaaacaattggTTCCAAATTGGGCATATTCGCATTTAAGATTAAATCAGCATATAAATAGTTTGGATGAATTCTCACCAATGTCTGCCGATGAATTAAAAGTTACCCTTGAAtagagtttttttttttttttatatttgttggtTCCACacttattgatgatgatgacgacgaCGCTTTTATTTATGTTATTATAAACCTTTTATGTATTTTTGttgtatattattttgtCTATTAACtatctctctctctctctctctctgGATCCCTCCTCATCCTCCATCTCTTCTTCTGATGCACCTGTTCCTTTTATTGgttcatatatatatatatatatatctatatacatatataacATTATAcacactttttttttttcttcttgttgttaatCAATTTCTCCATTACAATCTAGGTTTATCTATATGTTTAATTTTAGCATTATCAAATCTTgtcttttcttgttgttgtttaatttttttataatttaataattttgtgAAATTAGGGAAAATATTCACTATAGGAACAATAAACCATCGAGCAAACCATGGCATTAATGATAAACTAATTATAATTCttaatggtaataaaaatttaacaatACTAAATGCATAAGCTCcttcaataataatcagCATTTTATCTTTAGAATTGATTTCCCAATTAGTGATTTTTGATAAAccataatcaattattttagCACCTTGATCAATAGCCCAAGATGGAATTTCCATTGGGATATAATTAGGATGATTATGGAAAAAATAccataaagaaaataaaggAATTATTGCAGTTATTTCATGAAGTACtagaaatgaaattaaatgagAAAATGGTGCattaatgaattgtttAGTATAAGATCGAAGAAATTTGGGCACTCGTTTTAAAATTGGATGATTTTGGAAATCTTTTTCTGTTGGATCTATAGTTGGTGatgtagtagtagtagcaaCAGTGTCAGGCTTGGTCTTGATGGTAGTTGATGAAGTGGTTTTggaaaataatttcaaagttGATGAGCTTTGACAAAATGAACGATTTAGAAGGATAGGTGAACATGTTTTGATATTACTTAAATACGGTTGAGATGCTTTAAATATTCTTGGTGATGTTACTATGACTCTTCTAAACATcttattttgttgaaaagaaacaaattgaattgattgagTGATTGATTGactgattgattgattgattgctgggaatattttttttttattaatttgaatttactACGcgattttttaaaaaaaggaaattcGGATACGAAAGACAGAACCAAATTGAAACTAACCTCTAAACTAATACAAGAATAAGTATATCATGTAAGTAATTTCTGCTTCTAAAGAATATTGTAGAGGtattcaaatgaaaaatatagGGTTAACATCTAATTCTGCAGACAATGAAAAAGTGAATCCCCCTCCCCACCTTGCAACAGGTGCCGAGGAAAACAGGAAAATCTGTGAGATTAGTTGATAGGAGTTAGTGTATTAACAGAATTAATAGTACCACTGTGACATAGcagttgtttttttttttttttggttaaaTTAGAGTAATATATCTTGTTATCTGAGTAACTGTTATTGTTCATCCATCAATTATAAGGAACtataattataaaactGCAGGTGTTAGCCTTTTTGTTGGTCCCTCGTCGTCCTCGTCGTATAGAAGAAACAATTACATTATTACTCCACCACCCAAAActaagaaattttttttttctcgtTCTGGTTCttatataaatttatcGTTCctaattaaatcaacaagaattgttctttttttttttcatcttgTGGTTgtcaactttttttttttacttttctttaaattcttgcaacaactttttttttttttttagctaattattcttcaaaaaatcatcatgGTCCCACCAGTTTATATTGTTTCCACTGCTAGAACCCCAATTGGTTCATTTCAAGGTTCTTTGTCATCATTATCTTATTCAGATTTAGGTGCTCATGCTGTCAAAGCTGCATTGAACAAAGTTCCTCAAATTAAACCAGAAGATGTCgatgaaattgtttttggtgGGGTTTTACAAGCCAATGTTGGTCAAGCTCCAGCTAGACAAGTTGCCTTGAAAGCCGGTTTAActgataaaattgttgcCAGTACTATTAACAAAGTTTGTGCTTCTGGTTTGAAAGCTATTATAATTGGTGCTCAAAACATTATTTGTGGCACCAgtgatattgttgttgttggtggtgctgAATCCATGACCAACACCCCATATTATTTACCAACGGCAAGAGGTGGTGCTAGATATGGTGATTCCACTTTAGTTGATGGTATTCAAAAAGATGGGTTATTGGATGTTTATgaacaaaaattaatggGTGTTGCTGCTGAAAAATGTGCTAGTGATCATGGTTTCACAAGAGAACAACAAGATGAATTTGCTATTAAATCATATCAAAAGGCTGGTGATGCATTAAAACAAGGTAAAtttaaacaagaaattgctCCAGTCACTATTAAAGGTTTTAGAGGCAAACcagatgttgttgttgaaaaagatgaagaaattgaaaaattcaatgaaGCCAAACTTAAATC encodes:
- a CDS encoding conserved hypothetical protein (spliced gene;~1 probable transmembrane helix predicted by TMHMM2.0 at aa 280-297) gives rise to the protein MSANTDQKFIRTADYDFIQKLGINVYYPSYIENPQISGGELKDLIIDKPIYKEANKHAKKRSDLKKLKREQRRESSQMKHDQKSQLKEAKRQSHLERKELKKELHQQKAEMKKEQHQQRADIRAEHRLQKSDSLKQSYCGHYMKQGLSMNSQIDPKNDSYPQPTNNNNNNNNNYPQPNSYSSYNNYKNLFDISNSDMTDDEKTEVESDMESTIKSLQSTTLATTVNHSVAYNHKEEHQSKMARANSYDQTKSTFTSFRSNIKNKLKFRTLRSSSEQLVEVFATN
- a CDS encoding glycogen synthase kinase, putative (Similar to S. cerevisiae MDS1;~In S. cerevisiae: protein kinase required for signal transduction during entry into meiosis; promotes the formation of the Ime1p-Ume6p complex by phosphorylating Ime1p and Ume6p; shares similarity with mammalian glycogen synthase kinase 3-beta.), whose product is MSAKIELVTENVTNGHSGASETIQYTKSQMVGHGSFGVVFQIQLQPSNEIGAVKRVLQDKRFKNRELQIMKLVHHRNIADLKYYFYTNNEKNELYLNLILEFVPETLYKASHYYVSKRLNMPPLEVKLYTYQMFRALNYIHSQGICHRDIKPQNLLINPDTGELKLCDFGSAKILNPSEPNVSYICSRYYRAPELIFGATNYTTKIDVWSAGCVMAELILGQPLFPGESGIDQLVEIIKILGTPSREQIKNMNPNYMEHRFPQIKPIPLQKIFKKMSPDCIQFLIKVLQYSPIDRISCIEGLIDPYFDELRNENTKLPNYRKIFSQQFHSNNSSGFGNAANYQLYNAQPDLRDLPELFDFDDRELSVAPRLNKQLVPNWAYSHLRLNQHINSLDEFSPMSADELKVTLE
- a CDS encoding membrane protein, putative (3 probable transmembrane helices predicted by TMHMM2.0 at aa 105-127, 169-191 and 198-220;~In S. cerevisiae: protein of unknown function involved in maintenance of proper telomere length.), with amino-acid sequence MFRRVIVTSPRIFKASQPYLSNIKTCSPILLNRSFCQSSSTLKLFSKTTSSTTIKTKPDTVATTTTSPTIDPTEKDFQNHPILKRVPKFLRSYTKQFINAPFSHLISFLVLHEITAIIPLFSLWYFFHNHPNYIPMEIPSWAIDQGAKIIDYGLSKITNWEINSKDKMSIIIEGAYAFSIVKFLLPLRIIISLSLMPWFARWFIVPIVNIFPNFTKLLNYKKIKQQQEKTRFDNAKIKHIDKPRL
- a CDS encoding acetoacetyl-coa thiolase, putative (Similar to S. cerevisiae ERG10;~In C. albicans: protein similar to acetyl-CoA acetyltransferase; role in ergosterol biosynthesis; soluble in hyphae; changes in relative protein abundance are associated with resistance to azole antifungal drugs; fluconazole or ketoconazole induced.;~In S. cerevisiae: acetyl-CoA C-acetyltransferase (acetoacetyl-CoA thiolase), cytosolic enzyme that transfers an acetyl group from one acetyl-CoA molecule to another, forming acetoacetyl-CoA; involved in the first step in mevalonate biosynthesis.;~two isoforms of this enzyme have been characterized in Candida tropicalis, with the gene names PACTA and PACTB), encoding MVPPVYIVSTARTPIGSFQGSLSSLSYSDLGAHAVKAALNKVPQIKPEDVDEIVFGGVLQANVGQAPARQVALKAGLTDKIVASTINKVCASGLKAIIIGAQNIICGTSDIVVVGGAESMTNTPYYLPTARGGARYGDSTLVDGIQKDGLLDVYEQKLMGVAAEKCASDHGFTREQQDEFAIKSYQKAGDALKQGKFKQEIAPVTIKGFRGKPDVVVEKDEEIEKFNEAKLKSARAVFQKENGTVTGPNASKINDGAAALILVSEAKLKELGLKPLAKINGWGEAARNPIDFTIAPALAVPKAIKHAGLTLDKVDFFELNEAFSVVGLANAEICQIPLEKLNAYGGAVALGHPLGCSGARIVVTLLSVLIQEGGKIGCAGVCNGGGGASSIVIEKVDSDFKL